From a region of the Sinorhizobium sp. B11 genome:
- a CDS encoding cupin domain-containing protein, whose translation MLINEDLTKRAVVHAGRIEWVPSPIKGVDRRMLFRIGGEKARATSIVRYAAGSRFSYHQHPGGEEFLVLDGVFQDETGDFPAGTYVRNPPGTGHAPGSADGCVILVKLWQFKTGDQERLVCRPGEGAPQETRSGAVSSRVLYDADDERVLREDWEPEATIHLENPEGLELLVLAGELTEKDELLDCWTWLRLPAGHPFDAVVGKGGARVWMKSGPLLHDDVCKFEDADNTKEK comes from the coding sequence ATGTTGATCAACGAAGACCTCACCAAGCGGGCAGTTGTCCATGCCGGCCGCATCGAGTGGGTTCCTAGCCCGATCAAGGGCGTGGACCGCCGCATGCTGTTCCGGATCGGAGGTGAAAAGGCTCGGGCGACCTCCATCGTGCGCTACGCGGCGGGAAGCCGGTTCTCGTATCACCAGCATCCGGGCGGCGAAGAATTTCTTGTGCTCGATGGCGTTTTCCAGGACGAGACCGGAGACTTCCCGGCCGGGACCTACGTGCGCAATCCACCCGGAACGGGTCATGCCCCCGGCAGCGCCGACGGATGTGTGATCCTCGTCAAGCTCTGGCAGTTCAAGACGGGAGATCAGGAACGGCTCGTTTGCCGTCCCGGCGAAGGCGCGCCACAGGAAACCCGATCCGGTGCGGTCTCATCACGCGTGCTGTACGACGCTGATGACGAGCGCGTCCTCCGTGAAGACTGGGAGCCCGAGGCCACCATCCATCTCGAAAATCCCGAAGGTCTTGAACTTCTGGTTCTGGCTGGAGAGCTTACTGAGAAAGACGAGCTCCTTGATTGCTGGACATGGTTGCGACTGCCGGCCGGCCACCCGTTCGACGCGGTCGTCGGCAAAGGGGGCGCACGTGTCTGGATGAAGTCAGGCCCGTTGCTACATGACGACGTCTGCAAATTCGAAGATGCTGACAATACGAAGGAAAAGTAG